Proteins encoded together in one Qingshengfaniella alkalisoli window:
- the gltX gene encoding glutamate--tRNA ligase, translated as MTDQQVVTRFAPSPTGYLHIGGARTALFNWLYARGRGGKFLLRIEDTDRARSTPEATQAILDGMSWLRLDHDGDVISQFERANRHAEVAHQMLDAGHAYKCFSTQEEIAAFREQARAEGRSTLFQSPWRDADPSTFPDAPYVIRLKAPRDGETVIEDQVQGAVTWKNDQLDDMICLRSDGTPTYMLAVVVDDHDMGVTHVIRGDDHLANAARQILVYNAMGWDVPVFAHIPLIHGPDGKKLSKRHGALGVEEYRAMGYPVEGMRNYLTRLGWSHGDDEVFTTEQALEWFGFDGIGKSPARFDFKKLENICGQHIAMTDDAALLAEIEDFLSATGQPKLTGGQQEGLSRAMYCLKDRAKTIPQLIEKAYFVLADRPLELDEKSSKAIDDVSCSILIELTPQLQNASWERETLEAVVADVAERNGTKLGKVAQPLRAALAGRAVSPSVFDMMLVIGRDETIARLTDATS; from the coding sequence CGGCGGCAAGTTTCTGTTACGGATCGAAGACACCGACCGGGCCCGGTCGACCCCTGAAGCGACCCAAGCCATTCTGGACGGCATGTCATGGCTGCGCCTTGATCATGACGGCGACGTGATCAGCCAGTTTGAACGTGCGAACCGACATGCGGAGGTCGCGCACCAGATGCTGGATGCGGGCCACGCCTACAAGTGTTTCTCGACACAGGAAGAAATCGCCGCCTTCCGCGAACAAGCCCGTGCAGAAGGCCGTTCCACCCTGTTCCAGTCACCTTGGCGCGATGCCGACCCGTCGACCTTCCCTGACGCCCCATACGTCATTCGCCTTAAGGCCCCTCGCGACGGCGAAACGGTGATCGAAGATCAGGTTCAGGGCGCTGTTACCTGGAAAAACGACCAGCTGGACGACATGATCTGCCTGCGCTCGGACGGCACGCCGACCTACATGCTCGCCGTCGTCGTCGACGATCACGATATGGGCGTCACCCATGTGATACGCGGCGACGATCATCTGGCCAATGCCGCCCGCCAGATTCTTGTTTACAACGCGATGGGATGGGATGTACCGGTTTTCGCTCATATCCCACTGATCCATGGCCCCGACGGCAAGAAACTGTCCAAGCGGCACGGCGCTCTTGGCGTCGAGGAATACCGCGCGATGGGCTATCCGGTTGAAGGGATGCGCAACTATCTGACCCGACTCGGTTGGAGCCACGGCGATGACGAGGTGTTCACCACGGAGCAGGCCTTGGAATGGTTCGGATTCGACGGAATTGGCAAGTCTCCGGCCCGTTTTGACTTCAAAAAACTGGAAAATATCTGTGGTCAGCATATCGCCATGACGGATGATGCTGCACTGCTTGCAGAGATCGAAGACTTTCTGTCCGCAACTGGTCAGCCGAAGCTAACCGGCGGGCAACAAGAGGGGCTTTCGCGGGCCATGTACTGCCTGAAGGATCGCGCGAAAACAATTCCACAACTTATTGAAAAAGCATATTTTGTGCTTGCAGATCGCCCACTTGAACTGGATGAGAAATCATCGAAGGCTATCGACGATGTATCCTGCAGTATACTGATAGAATTGACGCCGCAGCTGCAAAATGCTAGCTGGGAGCGCGAAACGCTGGAGGCTGTCGTCGCTGATGTGGCAGAGCGGAACGGAACAAAGCTTGGCAAGGTCGCGCAACCATTGCGTGCAGCGCTTGCCGGTCGCGCCGTTTCACCCAGTGTCTTTGATATGATGCTTGTCATTGGTCGGGATGAAACCATCGCCCGCCTGACGGATGCGACCAGCTGA